A region of Chloracidobacterium sp. DNA encodes the following proteins:
- a CDS encoding ABC-F family ATP-binding cassette domain-containing protein, which translates to MNIVSLENISKNYGFGTLFENVTIGLEDTDKIGIIGANGSGKTTLLRIIAGQEVSDTGRVTRAKGKTLAYLSQNPAYDENLTVLETIFASSKGVMQTIRDYEAACHDVAGGIHDAALLERMSELQHELEINGGWEIEANARAVLTKLDITDTSAKMGELSGGQRKRVALAHELIFKPDILILDEPTNHLDADTIEWLESYLARYTGMLLLVTHDRYFLDRVTDRIFEVDRGTVQNFSGNYAYYLERKAEQDELRAVEGHKRDQLIRKELAWLRRGAKARTRKSKHRVEAAYSLMATPKEAVKGEVDIAIGSKRLGSKIIEINSVSKSYGTNTLISDLTYLLKRDDRIGIIGANGSGKTTLLEMITGRVAPDSGEIETGTTVHTGYYDQESRALNDDERVIDYIRNVAEYVTTNEGVQITAGKMLERFLFTPAAQYAVIGNLSGGERRRLYLLRILMSSPNVLLLDEPTNDLDIPTLIALEEYLDDFAGALIVVSHDRYFLDRTVENVFRIEPGGKVREYPGDYSAYLEAREREGAEGKTEDIPKTKVVASPSIAADKRKPKKLSFKETRELEALEISIAAAEARFPEIEKALTLAASDAGKVHELFTEQQKLNEELEIDMIRWAELAERAEELSNTAV; encoded by the coding sequence ATGAATATCGTCTCGCTCGAAAATATCTCAAAGAATTACGGGTTTGGAACTCTTTTTGAGAATGTGACCATCGGCCTCGAAGACACTGACAAGATCGGAATAATCGGTGCGAACGGCTCCGGAAAAACAACGCTCTTACGGATCATTGCGGGACAGGAAGTGTCCGACACCGGCCGCGTAACTCGCGCGAAAGGCAAAACGCTTGCGTACCTTTCACAAAATCCAGCATATGACGAAAACCTGACCGTGCTTGAGACGATCTTTGCATCGAGCAAAGGCGTGATGCAGACGATCCGTGATTATGAGGCCGCGTGTCATGATGTTGCCGGCGGAATTCACGACGCCGCTTTGCTCGAACGTATGTCCGAACTCCAGCATGAGCTTGAGATAAATGGTGGTTGGGAGATCGAGGCCAATGCCCGTGCGGTGCTTACAAAACTTGATATTACAGACACCTCGGCAAAAATGGGCGAGCTTTCCGGCGGTCAGCGAAAGCGCGTCGCTCTTGCCCACGAACTCATTTTCAAGCCAGACATCCTGATTCTTGACGAACCGACCAACCACCTCGACGCCGACACGATCGAATGGCTCGAATCGTATCTCGCACGCTACACCGGAATGCTGCTGCTGGTGACGCACGACCGGTATTTTCTCGACCGCGTGACGGACCGCATCTTTGAGGTCGATCGCGGTACGGTGCAGAATTTTAGCGGCAATTATGCCTATTATCTCGAAAGAAAGGCCGAGCAGGACGAACTTCGAGCGGTCGAGGGCCACAAGCGGGATCAATTAATTAGAAAGGAACTCGCCTGGCTCCGACGCGGTGCAAAGGCGCGGACGCGAAAATCCAAACATCGAGTTGAGGCGGCCTATTCGCTGATGGCGACGCCAAAAGAAGCGGTAAAGGGCGAGGTCGATATTGCTATCGGCTCAAAACGGCTTGGTTCAAAGATCATCGAGATCAACAGTGTGTCCAAATCATACGGCACAAACACACTCATTAGTGATCTCACCTATCTGCTAAAACGCGACGACCGCATCGGCATCATTGGTGCAAACGGATCGGGCAAAACGACGCTGCTCGAAATGATAACCGGCCGCGTTGCTCCGGACAGCGGCGAGATCGAAACGGGAACGACCGTGCATACCGGCTATTACGATCAGGAAAGCCGTGCCCTGAATGACGATGAGCGCGTAATCGATTACATACGCAACGTCGCGGAATACGTGACGACCAACGAAGGCGTTCAGATAACAGCGGGCAAGATGCTTGAGCGATTTCTCTTTACGCCCGCCGCTCAATACGCTGTCATCGGCAACCTCTCCGGCGGAGAACGGCGGCGTCTGTATCTGCTGCGGATCTTGATGAGTTCGCCAAATGTCCTGCTGCTCGACGAACCGACAAACGACCTCGACATTCCGACCTTGATCGCCCTCGAAGAATACCTCGACGATTTCGCCGGTGCTCTCATCGTCGTCAGCCATGATCGCTACTTCCTCGACCGCACGGTCGAGAACGTCTTCCGCATCGAACCTGGCGGCAAAGTGCGAGAATATCCCGGCGACTATTCAGCCTATCTGGAAGCCCGTGAAAGGGAAGGTGCCGAAGGGAAAACGGAGGATATTCCCAAAACAAAAGTCGTTGCGTCACCATCGATAGCTGCTGATAAGCGAAAGCCAAAAAAACTAAGTTTCAAAGAAACCCGCGAACTTGAGGCATTAGAAATTAGTATTGCAGCAGCTGAAGCAAGATTTCCCGAGATCGAAAAGGCGCTTACACTCGCCGCAAGCGACGCCGGAAAGGTTCACGAACTTTTTACCGAACAGCAAAAATTGAACGAAGAACTTGAGATCGATATGATACGCTGGGCCGAACTCGCGGAGAGAGCTGAAGAGTTGAGCAATACAGCCGTCTAA
- a CDS encoding VWA domain-containing protein, producing MAENNKASKPSLTGLARRLGKLPADKKRAALEISAALAGVSLRVSREFVAAVPKAAKILSADDLRNWGEFGRRLAMGNADTGSKFFADGVTSIKRVPDASRAAVFQICMRQLVLSSSIALDTFRLVPSIATQIQDETLLADVLNLAVEIAQRSAKHSAEFLEHTPAVAAALGRFDDEKSAVSDSVLSLALQFANRTGGMTAELWADLPASLTKLTAQNAILLMLRAGEFLEFGGSVTLHFVSSGSDVLTATEAAFEDWCKLARIIASHGNAVLISFLRATPKFFGSFSKKKKATPDDIRRVLQLTAKIADNDAESALAAFKSSAGALKTVSIEQFEEWVETGINEREADSAKARRSYFALETRASNERLQETRLGLPLEKIQSVLRMYVEALTGKEIEIAPLTAMPQESRIGDGKTIYLPASVAEFDDDEMDFRLYKVLAAHGAGQIEFGTFERDTKDLKAAFAELSEFYSATADELDAFSLGGYIEDVQKGEKALSDEQIQVEIKKRRKRFPKNSDHKVVLTAFPEPRLARKIFGTMENARIDARLRQTYRGLVKDLDLMQSFLRSNRPYIFDLPMHQVPFELLFQITLCGGATDDARQFYGTVVSEIETVIESYLTLQGATVADSLMATSRVYNLFQNISPEQTLETESENTEEKSDFVYDDKNAAEAVTEEQIKREQQKETQDIRDLFNAWNSLDDEGEPDDLQGSEAWSQNEMPEQALEADDVAFAYDEWDRELNDYRVGWSRVIEKKVKQGDRNFVELARSRYRGVISSIRHQFQLMKPENLTRINREIDGEDYDLNALVDFVIDRRADGRQSENIYTKRLRKQRDVAVSILLDQSSSTARTITRNPLQPYTHPGRRIIEIEKEGLVLMSEALEAVGDVYSINGFTSEGRRNVKFYVVKDFEEKYSDEIEKRIGGITFQNNTRLGAAIRHASAKLLKQEARTKLLIILTDGRPYDHDYGDARYAREDVREALTESKTSGVTPFCITIDRESEAELKDLYGDVGYTIIDDVLSLPERMPNIYRRLTS from the coding sequence GTGGCCGAAAATAATAAAGCGAGCAAGCCGTCTTTAACCGGTCTGGCACGCCGTCTAGGAAAGTTACCGGCAGATAAAAAGCGCGCTGCTTTGGAAATAAGCGCGGCTCTGGCAGGCGTGTCTTTGCGCGTCAGCCGTGAGTTTGTTGCGGCTGTTCCGAAAGCTGCAAAGATATTATCTGCCGACGATCTGCGAAATTGGGGCGAATTTGGCCGGCGTCTAGCGATGGGCAACGCAGACACAGGCTCAAAGTTTTTTGCCGATGGTGTCACTAGCATAAAGCGTGTGCCTGATGCCTCTCGTGCTGCGGTATTTCAGATCTGTATGCGGCAACTTGTATTGTCGAGTTCGATCGCTCTCGATACGTTTCGGCTTGTTCCCAGTATTGCCACTCAGATCCAAGATGAAACCCTTCTGGCTGACGTACTGAATCTCGCAGTAGAGATCGCTCAGCGTTCGGCAAAGCACAGCGCGGAATTTCTCGAACACACGCCTGCGGTTGCGGCCGCACTTGGCCGCTTTGACGACGAAAAGTCAGCGGTTTCCGATTCGGTGCTTTCGCTTGCTTTACAATTTGCCAATCGAACCGGCGGCATGACTGCTGAACTGTGGGCAGATCTGCCCGCATCGCTTACAAAATTGACCGCTCAAAACGCTATCTTGTTAATGCTTCGTGCAGGCGAATTTCTCGAATTTGGCGGTAGCGTCACGCTTCATTTTGTGTCGTCCGGCAGCGATGTATTGACCGCAACCGAAGCGGCGTTTGAAGACTGGTGCAAGCTGGCCCGCATAATAGCCAGCCACGGCAACGCCGTTCTGATATCATTTCTGCGGGCAACGCCTAAATTTTTTGGTTCTTTCAGCAAAAAGAAAAAAGCAACACCCGACGACATTCGCCGCGTGCTGCAATTGACCGCAAAGATCGCTGATAACGATGCAGAAAGCGCACTTGCTGCTTTTAAGTCGAGCGCAGGGGCATTGAAAACAGTTTCTATCGAGCAGTTTGAAGAATGGGTCGAAACCGGCATTAACGAACGCGAGGCCGATTCGGCAAAGGCACGACGCAGTTACTTTGCGCTAGAGACACGAGCGTCTAACGAACGCCTTCAGGAAACGCGGCTTGGCTTGCCGTTGGAAAAAATACAATCCGTTTTGCGGATGTATGTCGAGGCACTGACCGGCAAAGAGATCGAGATCGCACCGCTCACGGCAATGCCGCAGGAATCGCGGATCGGCGATGGGAAAACGATCTATCTTCCTGCGTCGGTCGCCGAATTTGACGACGACGAGATGGATTTTCGTCTCTACAAAGTGCTGGCCGCGCACGGTGCCGGGCAGATTGAATTCGGCACTTTCGAACGCGACACCAAAGACCTCAAGGCGGCGTTTGCAGAGCTCTCCGAATTCTATTCGGCTACCGCAGATGAGCTTGATGCGTTCTCGCTCGGCGGATATATCGAGGATGTACAGAAAGGCGAAAAGGCATTGAGCGATGAACAAATTCAGGTTGAGATCAAAAAACGCCGCAAGAGATTTCCTAAAAATTCCGATCACAAAGTCGTTCTCACCGCATTTCCCGAACCGCGTCTTGCTCGAAAGATATTCGGTACGATGGAAAATGCGCGTATCGATGCACGTCTCAGACAGACCTATCGCGGACTTGTAAAAGATCTCGATCTGATGCAGTCATTCTTGAGATCAAATCGCCCTTATATCTTTGATCTGCCGATGCATCAGGTGCCGTTTGAGTTGTTGTTTCAGATCACACTCTGCGGCGGTGCGACGGATGATGCGCGGCAATTCTATGGCACGGTTGTGTCGGAGATCGAAACAGTGATCGAATCGTATCTGACGCTGCAAGGTGCGACCGTTGCCGATTCGCTGATGGCGACGAGCCGCGTGTATAACCTGTTTCAGAATATTTCGCCGGAACAGACACTGGAAACTGAATCGGAAAACACCGAGGAAAAGAGCGATTTTGTTTACGACGACAAAAATGCCGCTGAGGCCGTGACCGAGGAGCAGATCAAACGCGAACAGCAAAAAGAAACTCAGGACATTCGCGATCTCTTCAATGCCTGGAACAGCCTCGACGACGAAGGCGAACCTGACGACCTGCAGGGCTCCGAGGCATGGTCGCAGAACGAGATGCCCGAACAGGCGCTCGAAGCCGACGATGTCGCGTTCGCCTACGACGAATGGGACCGCGAGTTGAACGATTACCGTGTCGGCTGGAGCCGTGTGATCGAGAAAAAGGTAAAGCAGGGCGACCGCAACTTTGTCGAATTGGCGCGTTCGCGGTATCGCGGCGTGATCTCATCGATCAGGCATCAGTTCCAGTTGATGAAACCCGAAAATCTGACCCGCATCAATCGCGAAATCGACGGCGAGGATTACGACCTAAACGCGCTCGTCGATTTTGTCATCGATCGTCGTGCCGACGGCCGTCAATCGGAAAATATTTACACAAAACGATTGCGAAAACAGCGGGACGTTGCGGTTTCGATATTGCTCGATCAATCGTCATCGACCGCCCGCACGATCACGCGAAATCCGCTTCAGCCTTACACACATCCGGGTCGGCGGATAATCGAGATCGAAAAAGAAGGCCTCGTGCTGATGAGCGAAGCTCTTGAGGCCGTCGGCGATGTATATTCAATCAACGGCTTTACGAGCGAAGGCCGACGCAACGTGAAATTTTATGTCGTAAAGGATTTTGAAGAGAAATATTCCGACGAGATCGAAAAGCGGATCGGCGGAATAACGTTTCAAAACAATACGCGTCTCGGAGCCGCGATCCGTCATGCGTCTGCCAAATTGCTAAAACAAGAGGCTCGCACAAAACTGCTGATAATCCTGACCGACGGCCGGCCGTACGATCACGATTACGGCGACGCACGCTATGCCCGCGAAGACGTTCGCGAGGCACTGACCGAATCTAAAACGTCCGGTGTCACGCCATTTTGCATCACCATCGACCGCGAATCGGAAGCAGAATTGAAGGATCTTTACGGTGACGTCGGCTACACTATCATCGACGACGTGCTCAGTTTACCCGAACGAATGCCGAATATTTATCGGCGGTTAACAAGTTGA
- a CDS encoding OmpH family outer membrane protein: MKRIGFFVASFVFLFVMASVSFAQAVPATKIGWIVTSDFGDEKAGITKYLNATRAVETEMRPRAVELQTLQTKINTIADDLTKMTTNSAVPVDPKAAAAKQEEGQRLRREYEFKQKEAQAAYEKRRAEVIGPITNNILQALQEYAKLKGYAVVLDVTAMGAENQPSPVLVFDPTADITKDFITYYNARPATTATK; encoded by the coding sequence ATGAAGAGAATTGGGTTTTTCGTGGCGAGTTTTGTTTTTTTGTTTGTAATGGCCTCGGTTTCTTTTGCTCAGGCTGTTCCGGCTACCAAGATCGGTTGGATCGTTACCTCAGATTTTGGGGATGAAAAGGCGGGCATTACAAAATATCTGAACGCAACAAGGGCGGTTGAAACCGAAATGAGGCCGCGCGCAGTAGAACTGCAAACATTACAGACAAAGATCAATACGATCGCCGATGATCTTACAAAAATGACGACAAACTCTGCGGTTCCGGTAGACCCCAAGGCGGCTGCGGCCAAGCAGGAAGAAGGCCAGCGGCTTCGACGGGAATACGAGTTCAAGCAGAAAGAAGCTCAAGCTGCATACGAAAAACGTCGTGCTGAGGTCATCGGGCCGATAACCAATAATATTCTTCAGGCTTTGCAAGAGTATGCAAAATTGAAGGGATATGCAGTCGTTCTCGATGTGACAGCTATGGGAGCGGAAAATCAGCCAAGTCCGGTCCTCGTTTTTGATCCTACTGCTGATATCACTAAGGATTTCATTACTTATTACAACGCTCGTCCGGCTACTACGGCTACTAAATAG
- a CDS encoding superoxide dismutase, with product MKNISRREAISGVLAVGAGVLTLSNSVEAQTQEALPMAFAGKHTPKPLPFDAAKVSGISEKLIRSHHENNYTGAVKALNLVEQRLVTLAKEKDLPAYIYGDLKRQELIRTGSIVLHENYFANLGGNGKADGKAKKLIEKWFGSYEAWESEFKRTGNALSGGSGWTVLGYNQHTKEVHNYISLDHTTNPPFTIPLLVLDMYEHAYQMDYGAAAGKYVDAFMANVNWEEVNRRVDGLPK from the coding sequence ATGAAGAATATTTCACGCAGGGAAGCGATTTCGGGTGTTTTGGCGGTTGGCGCTGGTGTTCTGACGCTTAGTAATTCTGTTGAGGCTCAGACTCAGGAGGCTTTGCCGATGGCCTTTGCAGGCAAGCATACTCCTAAGCCTTTGCCGTTTGACGCGGCCAAGGTTAGCGGCATTTCCGAAAAACTGATCCGTTCGCATCACGAAAACAACTACACCGGGGCGGTTAAAGCTCTAAATTTGGTCGAACAGCGGCTTGTTACACTTGCAAAAGAGAAGGATTTGCCGGCTTACATCTACGGCGATCTGAAGAGACAGGAGCTTATACGCACAGGCTCGATCGTGCTGCATGAAAACTACTTTGCAAATCTTGGCGGCAATGGAAAAGCCGACGGAAAGGCGAAAAAGCTGATCGAAAAGTGGTTTGGCAGCTACGAAGCGTGGGAATCGGAATTCAAACGCACCGGAAATGCTCTATCTGGCGGTTCCGGCTGGACGGTGCTTGGGTACAATCAGCACACTAAAGAAGTTCACAATTACATTTCGCTCGACCATACGACAAATCCACCATTCACCATTCCGCTGCTCGTGCTTGATATGTATGAGCACGCATATCAGATGGATTACGGTGCAGCTGCGGGAAAATACGTCGATGCCTTTATGGCAAATGTTAACTGGGAAGAGGTGAATCGGCGTGTTGACGGCCTGCCGAAATGA
- the fabZ gene encoding 3-hydroxyacyl-ACP dehydratase FabZ: protein MTILDSIQIQEILPHRHPFLLVDKIVELEPRVRIVGIKQVTINEPFFAGHFPGVPVMPGVLQIEALAQVGAILALREFEDRDSKIPFFTGIENARFRRPVVPGDTLMLEVIALRIGSKVQKMRGIATVDGKVTAEAEILSIIADRNDR from the coding sequence ATGACTATACTAGACTCGATCCAGATACAAGAGATTTTGCCGCACAGGCATCCGTTTTTGCTCGTCGATAAGATCGTCGAGCTGGAACCGCGTGTAAGGATAGTTGGTATCAAACAAGTCACGATCAACGAGCCTTTCTTTGCCGGCCATTTTCCCGGTGTTCCGGTTATGCCCGGCGTTTTGCAGATAGAAGCATTGGCACAGGTCGGAGCGATTCTCGCACTTCGCGAATTCGAAGACCGCGACAGTAAAATTCCATTTTTCACCGGTATCGAAAACGCAAGGTTTCGCCGCCCTGTTGTACCGGGAGATACGCTGATGCTCGAGGTCATTGCACTTCGCATCGGCTCAAAAGTCCAAAAAATGCGAGGCATTGCCACCGTAGATGGAAAGGTAACAGCCGAGGCAGAAATATTGAGCATCATTGCCGATCGAAACGACAGATAG
- the lpxA gene encoding acyl-ACP--UDP-N-acetylglucosamine O-acyltransferase, with product MGSFIHETSIVSPNAKIGDECRIGPFCSIGDDVTLGDRVRLDSHVVVDGITSIGDDTRVFPFVSIGLAPQDLKYGGEPTRTEIGKGNQIREFVTIHRGTEGGGGLTRIGDDNLLMAQAHVAHDCKLGSEIIMANAATLAGHVEIADKASVGAYSGVHQFCRVGYEAFIGGYSVVVKDALPFAIIQGNHAKCYGLNRLGVKRRGYSKEIIERLNHAFYLLLSSKLNTTQAVEKIREEIADCKEVDLLTAFIESSKRGVVK from the coding sequence ATGGGTTCATTTATACACGAAACTTCGATTGTCAGTCCGAATGCGAAGATCGGCGATGAATGCCGGATAGGGCCGTTCTGCTCTATTGGTGACGACGTAACGCTTGGCGACCGCGTTCGTCTCGATTCGCACGTAGTAGTTGATGGCATAACTTCGATCGGCGACGACACACGAGTGTTTCCGTTTGTTTCGATCGGCCTTGCGCCGCAAGACCTGAAATATGGCGGCGAACCAACGCGTACCGAGATCGGCAAAGGCAATCAGATCCGCGAATTTGTAACGATACATCGCGGAACGGAAGGCGGCGGCGGCCTGACAAGGATTGGCGATGACAATCTGCTGATGGCACAGGCTCACGTTGCTCACGATTGCAAACTCGGCAGCGAGATCATAATGGCAAATGCGGCGACGCTAGCCGGCCACGTCGAGATCGCGGACAAGGCGAGCGTCGGAGCATATTCCGGCGTTCATCAATTTTGTCGCGTTGGCTACGAAGCCTTCATCGGCGGCTATTCCGTCGTGGTCAAAGACGCACTGCCATTTGCGATCATTCAAGGCAACCACGCCAAATGCTACGGCCTTAATCGCCTGGGAGTAAAACGTCGCGGCTATTCGAAAGAAATAATCGAAAGACTAAACCACGCCTTTTACTTGTTGCTCTCATCCAAACTGAACACGACACAAGCGGTCGAAAAAATCCGCGAAGAAATAGCTGATTGCAAAGAAGTCGATCTGCTCACTGCCTTTATTGAAAGCTCAAAACGAGGAGTCGTAAAATAG
- the bamA gene encoding outer membrane protein assembly factor BamA produces MFISRSLGFVVLVSAILAFPAMAKANNYRSVRRVVAAVSSQQVVESVDIQGNRRLRDEDLLYYIKTRAGDVYDPAALERDLKELLSLNFFDKTATRVLTEDGIQGGVNVIFEVRELPIIRDLQFKGTKALTESDILKEFREKRVGISKEAVYDPVKTRAAIRTLREMLAAKGYPNAKVTVKDEDISATSVAVIFDIDQGNRSRIVQIDFEGNQHFKDGELRNALVLVKETGLISRIKGMDILDLRKLQYDLQKNVRSYMFSKGYFQARIGEPEVEGLGFKRTGPPLIGSFPLPLITSKDDTLKIKVPVTEGKIFRVGELKVEGNSIFSEQQILSYVGLKKGEIANGKRLQDAVYEDLKKVYGSQGFVQYNAEFEPTFKDSPTNANEGIADITITIDEGKQFTLRRLEFSGNTFTRDKVLRREFLLNEGDIYNQNYLEISIARLNQTQYFDPLDKDQDVEFRTDEEKGDVDLVVKVKEKGRQQISFNGGVSGVGGSFFGLEYSTNNLAGRGETLSFNAGAGNRQQSLAFSYQEPYFRDRPISVGFSIFASRYKFFGEGTYLTQNQDVLNAIYDPSGTVTTDEANLFTQNTWGGTVFATAPLSEIYFKKRKFTQFSRIGLTYLLSTTSIEDPEVNSLGDPSAAIPVIYAQPGIITSQITGSFVYDTRQPGRNGIDTVGGKQLSISLGFAGIGGDVRTYQPNIQYSQFIPVRNKKSKDPQVFAFRIQAGTIGSWSITDKVRNANSIAYIGGVPAYTRYFLGSENDIRGYEGRSISPVVPFNTYVTSRNVVVATNASGTPNTDTGLDPRTQNEIATIGQVTGYDGANPALYSRNFRFIGGDTQILGNFEYRIPIFGPVTMALYTDIGTVFNLRKTGTQVINSEFLEDDKFLGPGRLTALGLINTPVLESSFGSILYYRGRVMTKTDFINEFCRGNRFGCPTSLSPQVQELYLRGEVQQNSLLLVDDAKFGEFTNFKSSVGAELRVQVPIVNVPFRLYYYYNPNSKVGFTEELPGIYLPGQRSGFRFTIGRTF; encoded by the coding sequence ATGTTTATCTCACGATCACTCGGATTTGTTGTCCTTGTTTCGGCGATCTTGGCTTTTCCGGCTATGGCCAAGGCCAACAATTACCGTTCCGTTCGACGGGTAGTCGCGGCCGTATCGTCACAGCAGGTTGTCGAAAGTGTTGATATTCAGGGCAATCGCCGTCTTCGTGACGAAGACCTGCTTTACTACATAAAAACCCGTGCCGGCGATGTTTATGATCCCGCCGCTTTGGAACGTGACCTTAAGGAACTGCTCTCGCTCAATTTTTTCGATAAGACTGCGACTCGCGTGCTGACCGAAGATGGGATTCAGGGCGGCGTCAATGTGATCTTTGAGGTCCGTGAACTGCCGATCATCCGAGATCTGCAATTCAAAGGGACAAAAGCTCTTACCGAATCGGACATCCTCAAGGAATTTCGTGAAAAACGTGTCGGTATTTCGAAGGAAGCAGTTTACGATCCGGTTAAAACTCGAGCCGCCATACGCACGCTGCGTGAAATGCTCGCAGCGAAAGGCTATCCGAATGCAAAGGTCACGGTTAAAGATGAGGATATCTCTGCGACATCCGTTGCTGTAATTTTCGATATAGATCAGGGCAACCGTTCGCGCATCGTTCAGATAGATTTTGAAGGAAACCAGCATTTTAAGGATGGCGAACTTCGAAACGCTCTCGTACTAGTAAAAGAGACCGGCCTGATCTCGCGGATCAAGGGCATGGACATTCTCGACCTGAGAAAGCTGCAATACGATCTGCAAAAGAATGTCCGTTCGTATATGTTTTCGAAAGGTTATTTCCAGGCACGTATCGGCGAGCCGGAAGTCGAAGGCTTAGGTTTCAAACGGACCGGTCCGCCGCTGATCGGCAGCTTTCCTTTGCCGCTTATTACCTCGAAGGACGATACCTTAAAAATAAAAGTGCCTGTGACGGAAGGAAAGATTTTTCGTGTAGGTGAGCTAAAGGTCGAGGGGAATTCGATCTTCTCGGAGCAGCAGATACTTTCCTATGTCGGTTTGAAAAAAGGCGAGATTGCCAACGGCAAGCGTTTGCAGGATGCTGTCTACGAGGATCTTAAAAAGGTTTACGGTTCGCAGGGATTCGTTCAGTACAATGCCGAATTTGAGCCGACCTTTAAGGACAGTCCGACAAACGCTAATGAGGGCATTGCTGACATAACGATCACCATCGACGAGGGCAAACAGTTCACGCTTCGACGCTTGGAGTTCAGCGGAAACACCTTTACGCGAGATAAGGTGCTGCGCCGTGAGTTCCTGCTGAACGAGGGCGATATTTACAATCAGAATTATCTTGAGATATCGATAGCGCGCCTTAATCAAACACAATATTTTGACCCGCTCGATAAGGATCAGGATGTAGAGTTTCGCACAGACGAAGAAAAAGGCGACGTCGATCTAGTAGTAAAAGTTAAAGAAAAGGGCCGACAGCAGATATCATTCAACGGCGGGGTCTCGGGTGTGGGCGGCAGTTTTTTTGGTCTCGAATATTCGACAAATAATCTCGCCGGCCGAGGTGAAACATTGTCTTTCAATGCGGGCGCTGGAAACCGCCAACAGAGCTTGGCGTTTAGCTATCAAGAGCCTTATTTTCGCGATCGTCCGATTTCGGTTGGTTTCTCGATATTTGCCAGCCGGTATAAATTTTTTGGCGAAGGCACATATTTAACTCAAAATCAGGATGTGTTGAACGCTATATATGATCCGTCCGGGACTGTAACCACTGACGAGGCCAACCTGTTTACGCAAAACACGTGGGGCGGCACCGTATTCGCGACAGCACCACTTTCGGAAATTTACTTTAAGAAGCGCAAATTTACGCAGTTTTCGCGAATCGGCCTTACATACCTGCTTTCAACTACAAGTATTGAAGACCCGGAAGTAAATTCCTTGGGTGACCCGTCGGCCGCAATCCCGGTCATATATGCGCAGCCGGGTATCATTACCAGCCAAATCACAGGGTCCTTTGTTTACGATACGCGTCAACCGGGCAGAAACGGCATCGATACCGTCGGCGGCAAGCAACTTTCGATCTCGCTGGGTTTTGCGGGAATCGGAGGCGATGTGCGTACATACCAGCCAAACATCCAATATTCCCAATTCATTCCCGTCAGGAATAAAAAATCCAAAGACCCACAAGTATTTGCATTTCGAATTCAAGCCGGAACGATAGGATCGTGGTCAATAACCGACAAGGTCAGAAATGCGAATTCGATCGCATATATTGGTGGCGTACCCGCCTATACTCGATATTTTCTCGGCAGCGAAAATGATATTCGCGGGTACGAAGGGCGTTCGATCAGTCCGGTTGTACCATTTAATACCTACGTTACCAGCCGAAATGTCGTCGTCGCAACAAATGCTTCAGGAACACCGAACACGGACACTGGCCTCGATCCCAGAACTCAAAATGAAATCGCCACAATTGGCCAGGTAACTGGCTATGACGGTGCTAATCCCGCGTTATACTCGCGAAATTTCAGATTTATCGGCGGTGATACCCAAATACTTGGTAATTTTGAATATCGAATACCGATCTTTGGGCCAGTCACCATGGCGCTTTATACTGATATTGGAACGGTCTTCAACTTGCGAAAAACAGGTACTCAGGTCATTAACAGTGAATTTTTAGAGGACGATAAGTTCCTCGGACCTGGACGATTAACTGCTTTGGGCCTTATAAACACACCTGTACTGGAAAGCAGTTTCGGCAGCATTTTGTATTATCGCGGACGCGTGATGACAAAAACCGATTTCATCAATGAATTTTGCCGCGGCAACCGGTTTGGCTGTCCTACGAGTTTGTCACCGCAGGTGCAGGAGTTGTATTTACGGGGCGAGGTTCAGCAAAATTCACTTTTGCTAGTTGATGACGCAAAGTTTGGCGAATTTACGAACTTCAAATCGAGCGTCGGAGCCGAATTGCGGGTACAGGTTCCTATTGTAAACGTGCCATTTCGGCTCTATTATTATTACAACCCGAATTCAAAGGTTGGATTTACCGAGGAATTGCCCGGAATATATTTACCTGGCCAACGTTCCGGATTTAGATTCACAATCGGACGGACGTTCTGA